GAACGATGTCGTTGAGATTGACGACGCCGACCGGGACGGGCGAACCGGCGATCTGGGCGAGCAGGCCGACATGCGCGCCGTGCCGGATGCGGGTGAACCAGGCGTCGAAACCTTCCCGGTCGAGGAACGGATCGACCCACGGCTCATGGTAAGCGCGCGCCCTTCGGTTCGCCTCGATCAGCAAAGGCCCGTCCGTCTCGACGATGCGGCGGAGGCTGAGCGCGGGCGTCGCAGCCGCCGGAGGCATATCCCGGCGGCGAATGCTGCTCGCTCCTGTCATGACGCGTAGGCCTCCGTCAGTCTTGCGCCGGCGCAAACGGCGTGTTGCCGGCGGCGGCGGCGAACCGGGCGCCGGGATGCCCTATATCACGAACACGCCGGCCACCACGGCGAAGCGTCGGCGACGCGGAGGAGAAAGCATCATGCAACTCACGGGCATCCACCATCTGACGGCCATCACCGCCGATGCGCCGGCCAACCACCGCTTCTATACGGAGACGCTCGGCATGCGTCTCGTCAAGAAGACGGTCAACCAGGACGACGTCAGCGCCTATCATCTGTTCTACGCCGACGGTCAGGCCTCGCCCGGCAGCGACCTCACCTTCTTCGACTGGCCGGTGGCGCGCGAGCGGCGCGGCACCCACAGCATCAGCCGCACCGGTCTGCGGGTCGCCGGGACGGACACGCTCGACTGGTGGGTGAAGCGGTTCGAGGAGCACAAGGTGACGCACGGAACGGTCGTGGAGCGCGACGGCCGGCTCACCCTCGACTTCGAGGACCCGGAAGGCCAGCGGCTCTCGCTGATCGACGACGGCGGCGCGGGCGAGGCCCATCCCTGGCCGCGCAGCCCCGTCCCAGGCGAGCTTCAGGTCCGCGGCCTCGGCCCGATCACGATCAGCGTGCCGGAGCTCGCCGAGACCGACCTCGTCCTGACCCGCGTGCTCGGCATGGAGCCGGTCCGCGACTACGCCACCGCCGAAGGCGACGGCACGCGCACAAAGGTCTACGCCATGGGCGAAGGCGGGCCCGCGGCCGAACTGCATGTCGCGCACCAGCCGGATCTCGGCGTCGCCCACCAAGGAGCGGGCGGCGTGCATCACGTCGCCTTCCGCATCCCCGACGGGGACTACCAGGCCTGGACCGACCGGCTCGCCACCTTGCGCATACCGTCCTCCGGCCCGGTCGACCGCTTCTACTTCCGGAGCCTGTACTTCCGCGAGCCGAACGGCATCCTGTTCGAGATCGCGACCGACGGGCCGGGCTTCGCCGCCGACGAGCCGATGGAAAGCCTGGGCGAGAGCCTGGCCCTGCCGCCCTTCCTGGAGCCACGGCGCGCCGAGATCGAGGCGGGGCTGAAGCCGCTCTGACAGAACACGTCCCGCCGTCGCGTCCAGCCAGCGGGTCTGCTACGATGCACACGATCCGGCTGAGGCCGGATCGTGTCACATGCCCAAGCCGGAACTCTCGTCTTGCTCTCGAGTCCCCTCCACCTCGCGCCGATGATGGACTGGTCGGACCGCCATTGGCGGGCGTTCGTCCGGCTGATAACGCCGGGCGCGGTACTCTACACCGAGATGGTCACGACCGGCGCGCTCCTGCACGGCGACGCGGAACGGCATCTGCGCTTCGATGCGAGCGAGCACCCGGTCGTGCTCCAGCTGGGCGGCAGCGAGCCGGGCGATCTCGCCAGGGCCGCGCGGCTGGGCGAGGCCCAGGGCTACAACGCGATCAACCTCAATTGCGGCTGCCCGTCCGACCGGGTGCAGCGCGGCCGCTTCGGCGCCTGCCTGATGAAGGAGCCGGAGTTGGTCGCCGGCTGCGTCCGGGCGATGCGGGACGCCGTGTCCGTGCCGGTCACGGTCAAGTGCCGCCTCGGCGTCGACGACCACGACAGCTACGGCGAGCTCGTCCGGTTCATCGACACGGTCGCCGGAAGCGGTTGCGCGACCTTCATCGTCCATGCGCGCAAGGCGTGGCTCCAGGGGCTCAGCCCGAAGGAGAACCGCGAAATTCCCCCGCTGGACTACGACCGGGTCGTGCGCCTCAAGGCCGAACGGTCCGATCTCGAGGTGATCGTCAACGGCGGCATCGCGCGCGCGGATCAGGCCGCCGGCCTGATGGATCGGGGACTGGACGGCGTCATGATCGGCCGCGCCGCGTACCAGGACCCCTGGTGCCTGACCGCGATGGAAGGGGCACTGCTCGCGGCGCCGACACCGGCCGACGACCGGCACGCCGTGCTCGCGGCCTATCTCCCCTATATCGAGAGCGCGCTGCAGGACGGCGTGCCGCTCAAGGCGATCACGCGTCACGTGCTCGGCCTGTTCAACGGCCTGCCGGGCGCGCGGCGATGGCGCCAGATCCTGAGCGAGCAGGCCCACCGTCCGGGCGCCGGGCCCGAGCTGCTGCTCCAGGCGGCCTGTGCCGTCGGCGAACCCTCCGCCGCGCGCGCCGCCTGAGCGGTCTATTGACGCAAGGCCTGCTCGAAGACGCGGTCCGCCTTCGCGCCCGCGGTCTCGGCGTCCTCCTCCGCCTCGCTCGCCTGCGCCTCCGCCGATTCCGCGCGGCGAAGGGCCTCTTCCGCGATGATCCGCACCTGGGCGAGCTCCTCGCGCAGCTGCCCGATGTCGTTTCCGGACGCGCAGCCGGCCAGAAGCACCGTCAACACGGCGCAGGATAACCAGGCGCGTGAACCCCCAGAGGCTGTCATGGCCGCTCCTGTCGCCGCAACGGTGCGGGGTTCATTCCCCAGTCCACCATGCCCACTTAGAGGATCAGGCGATCCCCGTCACGGAATGGGAGACCGATGGCTGACAAGATCCGGAAATCCGAGCAGGAATGGCAGGCCGACCTGACGCCCGAGCAATATGCCGTGACGCGCGAGCACGGCACCGAGCGCGCGTTCACCGGCCGCTACTGGGACACCAAGACGGCCGGCATCTATGCCTGCGTCTGCTGCGGCCAGCCCTTGTTCGACTCCAGCACCAAATACGACAGCGGCTCGGGCTGGCCGAGCTTCTGGGCGCCGATCGACCAGAAATCGGTCGAGCTGCGCGACGACGACAGCCTGTTCATGCGGCGGACCGAGGTGCTGTGCGCCAAGTGCGACGCCCATCTCGGCCACGTCTTCCCGGACGGGCCGGAGCCTACGGGCCAGCGCTACTGCATGAACTCGGCCGCGCTCGACCTCAAGCCCGGCAAGGCGGACGACCAGGCGGCCGAGTGAGCCGCATCCGTCGCAAGGCGTCGTGATCGGACAGGAGGGCGGCCGGAAACGGCCGCCCTTTTCCCGTGCCTACTTGCCGGGCTCGAGCCACAGGCGCTGCGCGGCCGCCCGCTCGACGGCCTCGCGCGAATAGCTGAGCGGGACATAGGCGCCCTCGGCCCAAAGCGGCGCCAGGTCGCGGTAGTGGGGGCTGCCCGGGTCGCCGGACTGGCCCGGCGTGTTGATGGTCCGGCTGGCGTCCCAATTGCCCACATCCAGCACCATGCGGAACGACGCGCCCGACGTGATCTCGAAGTCCGTGTTGTAGGAGGCCGCCCGGGGCGTGCTCGACGAGCCGCCCATCGCCAGCGGTCCGGCATTCATGAGCGGTCGCGTCCGCTCGTCGGCAAGCGGTGCCAGGGCGTGCTCGAACACGGCTTGGTGCAGCTTGCCCCAGCGCCAGTCCTGCGGATCGTCGCCGAGGAGCTCCGTCACTTGGGCGACCGCGCTCGCCAGGCTCTCCGCGAGGATGGCGTCGCGCGCGGCGGCCGGATCGCTGCCCAGGCGCGCGTCCGGGTTCTCCAGGAGATCGAGTACGGCACCCGCCGAGCCGTTGCCGACGATGCCGCGCGCCGCTTCCGGAACCGCGTGCGCCACCGTGGCCTTGCCGAGGTGACGGTTCAGCCAGATCTCGCCGACCACCGCCGCCTGGCTGTCGACCGAGACGGCTCCGTCCCAGTCCTGGACCAGGGCGAGCGCCGCCTTGACCTCGGGCGCGGCGTCATCGGGCAGGCGCATCGCCTGCACCAGGGAGACAAGGCGCCGGTCGAGTGGGCTGACGTCGTCGATCTGCAATGCCATGGAGTCGGCGAGCGTGACCTTCTCCCCGGCGGCCAGCACCTCCGCGATCCGGTCGTAGCGCGAGGGGTCCGACCACTCGAAGCCGACCCGCTTCTCATCGATCGGATAGCCTTCGGGCAGGTTCATCTGGTTGGCCGTGGCGAACCATCCCTTCTCGGGATTGTACGCGCTGGGCAGGTCCGAGCGCGCCATGAAGCCGTCCCACTCGTAGCGCCCGTCGCCCGGAACCGGCAGCAGGCCGTCATAGGTGGTCCGCCTGGGCGTCTTTGCTGCCGGCACCCAGCCGATATTGCCGGACGTGTCGGCGAAGACCTGGTTCTCGGACGGCGTGAAGAACCGGTCCATCGCGCCGAGGAACCCATCCCAGTCGCGGGCGGTCATGTAGTCGGACGAGCCGAAATAGGCTGATGTTCCCGGTTCCAGCCAGACCGTGCGCATGGCGAAGGCGCGCCCGGCTTCCTCGTCGATTTTGAGCACCGGGCCGTGCCGCGTGAAGGGCAGCTCGACGCGTACCGGCGAGCCGCCCTTGACCTCGATCGTCTCCTCGACCGTGGTGATGTCCTCGTAGCCGTCGCCGTACCGATAGCGGCCGGGATCGGCCGGATCGAGCTCGTAGACGTAGAGATCCTCCTGGTCGACCGCGAAGATGGTGAGCCCGAAGGCGATCGTGCCGTTGTGGCCGATCGAGATGCCGGGCAGCGCCGGCTCGCCCGCGCCGATGATCGACATGCCGGGCGCGTTCAGGTGCACGATGTAGCGAAGCGAGGGGATGCCGTGCGAGCGGTGCGGATCGTTGGCCAGGATCGGCCGTCCCGTCGCCGTGCGCGAGCCGGCGATAACCCAGTTGTTCGAGCCGATCGTCTCGACCCGGTCGCCGGCCTCGGCCAGATAGCGCTCGCCGTCGAAGCGCTGCGCCTTCTTCTCCGGACCTTCGAACTCGACCGTGTCGGTGCCCAACGCGTAGTCCTCGAGGATGTCGGGCGTCACGACGCAGGGATCCAGCCCGTCCGGGACGCTCGTCGTCCATTCCGGCGTCAGCCGGGAACGCAGGAGGTCCGCCTCGACCCCGGCCGCGCAGGCGACCTGCGCGCGCTTGACCTCGGAGGTCAGGTTGCGGGTCAGGCCGTGGCTGCGGATGCGGACCACGTCCTCCGGCTGCCACAGGTCGGGCTCGGTCCCGGCCAGGCGGAACTCCATGGGCAGGTCGCGCCGTCCGTCGCGAACCTCGCCGACATAGGCGTTCACGCCCGCCACGAAAGCCTCGGTGTAGCCTTTGGCGTCCGGCCCGTAGGCCCGCCACTCCGCCTCCATGTCGCCGCGATAGAGGAACAACCGCGCCGCCCGGTCCTGCGCCACGTAGTCCGGGCCGAAGTCCCTGGCCAGCAGGCCCAGCCCGCGCTTGCGCCAAAGATCGATCTGCCAGAGCCGGTCGCGCGCCGCGTTGTAGCCCTGCAGGAACAAGGCGTCGCGCGGACTGCCGGCATAGATGTGCGCGATGCCCCAGAGATCGACCAGGATTTCGGCCGGCGCCTCGAGACCATCAACCGCGAGATGGGTCGTCCGTATGGCCGAAGACATCTCTGCGCGAGCATTCGACGAACCGGCGGTCGCTGCGGCCACAGTCAAGGCCGCCGCGGACAGGATCCGTATGGTTACGAATCGCATTTGCTTTGCCTCCTCGCTACGACCGCGTGAGAGTGGAAGAAGTGGGCGAGATCGACAAGCGGCGCGCGAGCAGGCCTGCCGTGCCGATCGCCCGGACAAAGGCGGAGAGGAAAGGCATGGCCGACGTCAAGGCGTTCGTGTTCGACGTGTTCGGCACCGTGGTCGACTGGAGGAGCGGCGTCGCCCGCGACGCCCTGCCCTTCCTGGCCGCGCACGACCGGGGCGACGTCGACCCGCTCGACTTCGCCGATGCCTGGCGGGACCGCTACCAGCCCGCCATGGAGGAGGTGCGCAGCGGCCGGCGCCCGTTCGTGCCCCTCGACGTCCTGCATCGCGAGAACCTGGAGGCCGTGCTCCACGATCACCTGATCGACCCGGCGAACGTTCCCGAAGCCGAGTTGGCCGACCTGACGCGCGCCTGGCACCGGCTCGATCCCTGGCCCGACGTGAAAGGCGGCCTCGAGCGCCTGCGGTCACGCTT
Above is a genomic segment from Geminicoccaceae bacterium SCSIO 64248 containing:
- the dusA gene encoding tRNA dihydrouridine(20/20a) synthase DusA, with product MLSSPLHLAPMMDWSDRHWRAFVRLITPGAVLYTEMVTTGALLHGDAERHLRFDASEHPVVLQLGGSEPGDLARAARLGEAQGYNAINLNCGCPSDRVQRGRFGACLMKEPELVAGCVRAMRDAVSVPVTVKCRLGVDDHDSYGELVRFIDTVAGSGCATFIVHARKAWLQGLSPKENREIPPLDYDRVVRLKAERSDLEVIVNGGIARADQAAGLMDRGLDGVMIGRAAYQDPWCLTAMEGALLAAPTPADDRHAVLAAYLPYIESALQDGVPLKAITRHVLGLFNGLPGARRWRQILSEQAHRPGAGPELLLQAACAVGEPSAARAA
- the msrB gene encoding peptide-methionine (R)-S-oxide reductase MsrB; translated protein: MADKIRKSEQEWQADLTPEQYAVTREHGTERAFTGRYWDTKTAGIYACVCCGQPLFDSSTKYDSGSGWPSFWAPIDQKSVELRDDDSLFMRRTEVLCAKCDAHLGHVFPDGPEPTGQRYCMNSAALDLKPGKADDQAAE
- a CDS encoding penicillin acylase family protein encodes the protein MSSAIRTTHLAVDGLEAPAEILVDLWGIAHIYAGSPRDALFLQGYNAARDRLWQIDLWRKRGLGLLARDFGPDYVAQDRAARLFLYRGDMEAEWRAYGPDAKGYTEAFVAGVNAYVGEVRDGRRDLPMEFRLAGTEPDLWQPEDVVRIRSHGLTRNLTSEVKRAQVACAAGVEADLLRSRLTPEWTTSVPDGLDPCVVTPDILEDYALGTDTVEFEGPEKKAQRFDGERYLAEAGDRVETIGSNNWVIAGSRTATGRPILANDPHRSHGIPSLRYIVHLNAPGMSIIGAGEPALPGISIGHNGTIAFGLTIFAVDQEDLYVYELDPADPGRYRYGDGYEDITTVEETIEVKGGSPVRVELPFTRHGPVLKIDEEAGRAFAMRTVWLEPGTSAYFGSSDYMTARDWDGFLGAMDRFFTPSENQVFADTSGNIGWVPAAKTPRRTTYDGLLPVPGDGRYEWDGFMARSDLPSAYNPEKGWFATANQMNLPEGYPIDEKRVGFEWSDPSRYDRIAEVLAAGEKVTLADSMALQIDDVSPLDRRLVSLVQAMRLPDDAAPEVKAALALVQDWDGAVSVDSQAAVVGEIWLNRHLGKATVAHAVPEAARGIVGNGSAGAVLDLLENPDARLGSDPAAARDAILAESLASAVAQVTELLGDDPQDWRWGKLHQAVFEHALAPLADERTRPLMNAGPLAMGGSSSTPRAASYNTDFEITSGASFRMVLDVGNWDASRTINTPGQSGDPGSPHYRDLAPLWAEGAYVPLSYSREAVERAAAQRLWLEPGK
- a CDS encoding ring-cleaving dioxygenase translates to MQLTGIHHLTAITADAPANHRFYTETLGMRLVKKTVNQDDVSAYHLFYADGQASPGSDLTFFDWPVARERRGTHSISRTGLRVAGTDTLDWWVKRFEEHKVTHGTVVERDGRLTLDFEDPEGQRLSLIDDGGAGEAHPWPRSPVPGELQVRGLGPITISVPELAETDLVLTRVLGMEPVRDYATAEGDGTRTKVYAMGEGGPAAELHVAHQPDLGVAHQGAGGVHHVAFRIPDGDYQAWTDRLATLRIPSSGPVDRFYFRSLYFREPNGILFEIATDGPGFAADEPMESLGESLALPPFLEPRRAEIEAGLKPL
- a CDS encoding haloacid dehalogenase type II, producing the protein MADVKAFVFDVFGTVVDWRSGVARDALPFLAAHDRGDVDPLDFADAWRDRYQPAMEEVRSGRRPFVPLDVLHRENLEAVLHDHLIDPANVPEAELADLTRAWHRLDPWPDVKGGLERLRSRFIIAPLSNGNVRLIVDLARHGGLPWDAVLGAEVARAYKPSPEAYLRTADVLMLPPAEVCLVAAHNKDLRAARRCGLATAFVPRPTEHGPGQQTDLRPDEEWDIVAADFDDLAAQAGA
- a CDS encoding alanine-zipper protein gives rise to the protein MLTVLLAGCASGNDIGQLREELAQVRIIAEEALRRAESAEAQASEAEEDAETAGAKADRVFEQALRQ